The following are encoded in a window of Bos indicus x Bos taurus breed Angus x Brahman F1 hybrid chromosome 4, Bos_hybrid_MaternalHap_v2.0, whole genome shotgun sequence genomic DNA:
- the AQP1 gene encoding aquaporin-1, protein MASEFKKKLFWRAVVAEFLAMILFIFISIGSALGFHYPIKSNQTTGAVQDNVKVSLAFGLSIATLAQSVGHISGAHLNPAVTLGLLLSCQISVLRAIMYIIAQCVGAIVATAILSGITSSLPDNSLGLNALAPGVNSGQGLGIEIIGTLQLVLCVLATTDRRRRDLGGSGPLAIGFSVALGHLLAIDYTGCGINPARSFGSSVITHNFQDHWIFWVGPFIGAALAVLIYDFILAPRSSDLTDRVKVWTSGQVEEYDLDADDINSRVEMKPK, encoded by the exons ATGGCCAGCGAGTTCAAGAAGAAGCTCTTTTGGAGGGCGGTGGTGGCCGAGTTCCTGGCCATGATCCTCTTCATCTTCATCAGCATCGGTTCAGCCCTGGGCTTCCACTACCCAATAAAGAGCAACCAGACGACAGGTGCAGTCCAGGATAACGTGAAGGTGTCACTGGCCTTTGGGTTGAGCATCGCCACGCTGGCCCAGAGCGTGGGCCACATCAGCGGTGCCCACCTCAACCCAGCCGTCACACTGGGGCTCCTGCTCAGCTGCCAGATCAGTGTCCTCCGGGCCATCATGTACATCATTGCCCAGTGCGTGGGGGCCATCGTTGCCACTGCCATCCTCTCGGGCATCACCTCCTCTCTGCCCGACAACTCGCTTGGCCTCAATGCG CTGGCCCCTGGCGTGAACTCGGGCCAGGGCCTGGGCATCGAGATCATCGGGACTCTGCAGCTGGTGCTGTGCGTGCTGGCCACCACCGACCGGAGGCGCCGTGACCTCGGGGGCTCTGGGCCCCTGGCCATTGGCTTCTCTGTGGCCCTGGGACATCTGCTGGCG ATAGACTACACCGGCTGCGGTATTAACCCTGCCCGGTCCTTCGGCTCCTCGGTGATTACGCACAATTTCCAGGACCACTGG ATCTTCTGGGTGGGGCCGTTCATCGGAGCAGCCCTGGCAGTGCTCATCTATGACTTCATCCTGGCGCCACGCAGCAGTGACCTCACAGACCGCGTGAAGGTGTGGACCAGCGGTCAGGTGGAGGAGTATGACCTGGATGCCGACGACATCAACTCCAGGGTGGAGATGAAGCCCAAATAA